In Ovis canadensis isolate MfBH-ARS-UI-01 breed Bighorn chromosome 3, ARS-UI_OviCan_v2, whole genome shotgun sequence, one DNA window encodes the following:
- the LOC138438309 gene encoding small ribosomal subunit protein uS8-like, protein MVRMNVLADALKSINNAEKRGKRQVLIRPCSKVILRFLTVMMKHGYIGEFEIIDDHRAGKIVVNLTGRLNKCGVISPRFDVQLKDLEKWQNNLLPSCQFGFIVLTTSAGIMDHEEARRKHTGGKILGFFF, encoded by the coding sequence ATGGTGCGCATGAATGTCCTGGCTGATGCTCTCAAGAGTATCAACAATGCCGAGAAGAGAGGCAAACGCCAGGTCCTTATTAGGCCATGCTCCAAAGTCATCCTCAGGTTTCTAACAGTGATGATGAAGCATGGTTACATTGGCGAATTTGAAATCATTGATGATCACAGGGCTGGGAAAATTGTTGTGAACCTCACAGGCAGGCTAAATAAGTGTGGAGTGATCAGCCCCAGATTTGATGTACAACTcaaagatctagaaaaatggcagaatAACCTGCTCCCATCCTGTCAGTTTGGTTTCATTGTACTGACAACCTCAGCTGGCATCAtggaccatgaagaagcaagACGAAAACATACAGGAGGGAAAATCCTTGGATTCTTTTTCTAG